A DNA window from Candidatus Wallbacteria bacterium contains the following coding sequences:
- a CDS encoding molybdopterin-dependent oxidoreductase, translated as MKKKEFRVVGKSVHKIDGLTLACGLPKFAEDMPFKDPLYGKILASPFAHAIIKEIDTSKAEKLAGVHKVFTYKNVPRHVHTTAGQGYPEPSPYDTFILDKKMRFVGDRVAAVVADTPEIAEQACRLIKVKYKELPAILDPRKAQDTGAPVIHDEPEAYHPISAKYDPKHNLAAEVKVCAGDLKKGEKQADVVIEDTYYAHYAQHCPIEPHICCGELDHNNRILLYSSTQVPFHARRITAQALGIPLKRIRVVKPRIGGGFGTKQEVLLEDLCALMVLETRRPVIMKLTRPEEFISRTRHPMYTTIKAGVKKNGDITLLDMRVLSNTGAYGSHALTVMSNAGSKVLPLYPCDNVNFHGQTVYTNLPVGGAYRGYGATQSYFAMECIIDDLACAIGMDPAEFRLRNHIKENQTSPIFKALGEGREGNEMYIRSCGLTECIKLGMREIGWKEKRKKKNAGRFRRGVGMCALMQGSSIPDIDMGAVFIKINDDGSFNMNLGATDLGTGSDTIFAQMAAEVLGVEPEDIIVYSSDTDMTPFDVGAYASSTTYLSGQAVIKTAEGIRDQILNVAKEILGLDTTKGMRLEGKAVHVKGFDPLPISEIACHSLYSHNQHQIQDAKSHITKVSPPPFSAHFAEVEVDTWTGQVKVLKYVAAIDCGTAINPQLAEGQTEGAVANGISYAMWEQFVFNDKGKVLNNSFGNYHIMRTVDMPEIKTILVPTYEPTGPFGAKSVSEISINGGLPAISNAILHATGIRMKEGPFTPDRVYKALKKAKIV; from the coding sequence ATGAAAAAAAAGGAATTCAGAGTTGTCGGTAAAAGCGTGCACAAGATCGACGGTCTGACTCTTGCCTGCGGCCTCCCGAAATTCGCGGAAGACATGCCGTTCAAAGATCCGCTTTACGGGAAAATACTCGCCTCTCCATTCGCGCACGCGATTATCAAGGAAATCGACACTTCTAAAGCTGAAAAACTCGCAGGCGTGCATAAAGTGTTCACCTATAAAAATGTGCCGAGGCATGTACATACCACAGCCGGCCAGGGATATCCGGAACCGTCCCCTTATGATACATTCATCCTGGATAAAAAAATGCGTTTCGTAGGGGACCGCGTGGCTGCGGTTGTTGCCGATACCCCGGAAATCGCGGAGCAGGCCTGCAGGCTGATCAAGGTCAAGTACAAAGAACTTCCAGCTATACTCGACCCGCGGAAGGCGCAGGACACAGGCGCGCCTGTAATCCATGACGAACCAGAAGCCTATCATCCGATCAGCGCTAAATACGATCCTAAACATAATCTGGCCGCTGAAGTTAAAGTCTGTGCTGGAGACCTGAAAAAGGGTGAGAAGCAGGCCGATGTGGTGATCGAAGATACTTATTACGCGCATTACGCCCAGCATTGCCCGATCGAGCCGCATATCTGCTGCGGGGAGCTGGATCACAACAACAGGATCCTCCTTTACTCCAGCACGCAGGTTCCTTTTCATGCCAGGCGTATTACAGCGCAGGCTCTCGGAATTCCCCTGAAGCGGATTCGCGTGGTCAAGCCCAGGATCGGTGGCGGATTCGGCACTAAGCAGGAAGTGCTGCTGGAGGATCTCTGCGCCCTGATGGTGCTGGAAACGAGAAGGCCAGTGATCATGAAACTAACGAGACCTGAGGAATTCATCTCCCGCACCAGGCATCCCATGTACACTACCATCAAGGCTGGAGTGAAGAAAAACGGGGATATCACTTTGCTGGACATGCGCGTACTGTCCAACACTGGAGCCTATGGCTCACATGCACTTACAGTGATGAGCAATGCAGGCTCAAAAGTGCTGCCGCTTTATCCCTGCGACAACGTGAATTTCCATGGCCAGACTGTTTACACGAATCTGCCTGTCGGGGGTGCATACCGCGGTTATGGCGCTACCCAGTCCTATTTCGCCATGGAATGCATCATTGACGACCTGGCGTGCGCGATCGGCATGGATCCTGCCGAATTCAGGCTCAGAAATCACATCAAGGAAAACCAGACATCCCCGATCTTCAAGGCTCTCGGCGAAGGCAGGGAAGGCAATGAAATGTACATCCGTTCCTGCGGCCTCACCGAGTGCATCAAGCTCGGCATGCGCGAGATTGGCTGGAAGGAAAAGCGGAAGAAGAAAAACGCAGGCAGATTCCGTCGCGGAGTCGGCATGTGCGCACTGATGCAGGGCAGCTCGATCCCTGATATCGACATGGGCGCCGTATTCATCAAGATCAATGACGACGGGTCTTTCAACATGAATCTGGGCGCTACAGACTTAGGCACAGGCTCAGACACGATCTTCGCCCAGATGGCTGCGGAAGTGCTTGGAGTGGAGCCTGAGGACATCATCGTCTATTCTTCCGACACTGACATGACTCCTTTTGACGTCGGAGCCTACGCCTCTTCCACGACTTATCTCTCAGGCCAGGCTGTGATCAAGACCGCCGAAGGCATTCGCGATCAGATCCTGAACGTGGCCAAGGAAATTCTGGGTCTGGATACGACTAAAGGCATGAGACTGGAAGGCAAGGCAGTGCATGTGAAAGGATTTGATCCTCTTCCGATTTCCGAGATCGCCTGCCATTCGCTTTACTCGCACAACCAGCATCAGATCCAGGACGCCAAGTCTCATATCACCAAGGTTTCGCCCCCGCCCTTTTCCGCTCATTTCGCGGAAGTCGAAGTGGACACCTGGACAGGGCAGGTGAAAGTGCTGAAATATGTGGCTGCCATTGACTGCGGCACAGCCATCAACCCGCAGCTCGCTGAAGGCCAGACTGAAGGTGCGGTGGCAAACGGCATTTCTTACGCCATGTGGGAGCAGTTCGTGTTCAACGATAAAGGCAAGGTGCTGAACAACAGCTTCGGCAATTACCACATCATGCGCACAGTGGACATGCCTGAAATCAAGACGATCCTGGTGCCGACCTATGAGCCGACCGGCCCCTTTGGAGCTAAATCAGTATCCGAAATCAGCATCAACGGCGGCCTGCCTGCGATCAGTAACGCCATTCTCCACGCCACAGGCATAAGGATGAAAGAAGGTCCCTTTACGCCGGACAGGGTTTACAAAGCGCTGAAAAAAGCGAAGATCGTATAG
- a CDS encoding (2Fe-2S)-binding protein yields the protein MLIELQINNELWEMEIEPGTILIDLLRESGFASVKDGCREGECGACTVHVNGKPMNSCLLLAAQVDGCVVTTVEGLGNPDFPHVLQEAFVECGAVQCGFCIPGKIMSAKALLDKNPDPSDAEIKQGLSGNLCRCTGYVKQVEAVKLAASRLRKAGLKKGRKQ from the coding sequence ATGCTGATCGAACTCCAAATCAACAATGAACTCTGGGAGATGGAAATCGAGCCCGGCACCATACTGATCGACCTTCTGCGTGAATCCGGATTTGCGAGCGTCAAGGACGGCTGCCGGGAAGGAGAATGCGGAGCATGTACAGTGCATGTGAACGGCAAGCCGATGAACAGTTGCCTGTTGCTTGCCGCCCAGGTGGATGGCTGCGTTGTGACTACGGTGGAAGGTCTCGGAAATCCTGATTTTCCTCATGTCCTGCAGGAAGCCTTCGTGGAATGCGGGGCTGTACAGTGTGGATTCTGCATCCCAGGCAAAATCATGTCGGCCAAAGCCCTGCTGGACAAAAATCCTGACCCGAGTGATGCCGAGATCAAGCAAGGCTTGAGCGGAAATCTCTGCCGCTGCACTGGTTATGTGAAACAGGTGGAAGCTGTGAAGCTCGCTGCCTCGCGTTTGCGGAAAGCCGGTCTGAAGAAAGGGAGGAAACAATGA
- a CDS encoding FAD binding domain-containing protein yields the protein MRKVVDYFVPENPKEALQLLKRHEKARILAGGSGINAEKNGEYSLIDLKECGLSYIKAGKSGVRIGAMTTISEILGHPFSSKLGTFFVHSLATTGHAVVRNQITIGGSVASMLPWFNLATLLLLLEAELKLLGPGGEEKISFAEYTRKKIHEYLKNRLIVEVILPSKALGDWSFTRLALTEVDFAPLFVCSRLSWKGKNVDSVKIAVSGCTTRPMLLPKTAAAFSAGFNEKAADDAGKTAVKELNGKIISANLNFPLEYIVQILPAFIKSNLGGLKC from the coding sequence ATGCGGAAAGTCGTGGATTATTTCGTTCCGGAAAACCCAAAAGAAGCATTGCAGCTTCTGAAACGTCATGAAAAAGCCAGAATTCTGGCCGGCGGATCGGGGATCAATGCCGAAAAGAATGGCGAGTATTCCCTGATTGATTTGAAAGAATGCGGCTTGTCCTATATCAAAGCCGGCAAATCCGGAGTCCGGATCGGGGCCATGACTACAATTTCAGAAATACTGGGGCATCCATTTTCTTCAAAACTCGGCACTTTTTTTGTGCATTCGCTTGCTACAACCGGCCACGCAGTAGTCAGAAACCAGATCACGATCGGCGGGTCAGTTGCTTCTATGCTTCCCTGGTTCAACCTGGCTACACTGCTGCTGCTTCTGGAAGCTGAATTAAAGCTGCTGGGCCCGGGCGGTGAAGAAAAGATCAGCTTCGCGGAATACACCCGGAAAAAAATCCACGAGTATCTGAAAAACCGTTTGATCGTCGAAGTGATTCTGCCGTCAAAGGCTCTGGGGGACTGGAGTTTTACCAGACTGGCCCTGACGGAAGTTGATTTTGCTCCCCTGTTTGTGTGCAGCAGGCTGTCCTGGAAAGGGAAAAATGTCGACTCTGTGAAGATTGCCGTCTCGGGCTGCACAACCCGGCCGATGCTGCTTCCAAAGACTGCGGCTGCTTTTTCAGCCGGATTCAACGAGAAAGCCGCGGATGATGCCGGAAAAACTGCCGTCAAAGAGCTTAATGGCAAGATTATTTCAGCTAATCTGAATTTTCCGTTAGAATACATTGTACAGATCCTGCCCGCTTTCATCAAATCCAACCTGGGAGGTCTGAAATGCTGA
- a CDS encoding MFS transporter, with protein MEQKTSNLIFYEALFWLVGFVGATFMTFGPLFLDRCGCKGETIGLFFTLSSLAGFVSMNVWGPVFDRFPRARAFVVFGLAADIGILVGLIRSRDPYFMICSFSLIMLLEAFFPAAQAAITFLFPDQKGRKLGQLFCFESAGFGTACLAGVIIFAAADILEIFLIFRFALFISVILLVLSIFVPLVNWVRIETLEKRSLLGQIALLKKNRQIAWFGMLLFWVAIGNSMFFAYFSVYFKRVCGGTESMLGISLLLATIFGALVYPFYGWLGDRLGPKFLLNLSATGYFLGFAPMIFIRDPLLVIIIYSLPFYPALRIAGNLFVSNHTEESERGTGIGLIESLHALGMVIAPLLSGILVHFFGYASLPLGTTLFFSVYYLIYIAGRRHLTKMV; from the coding sequence ATGGAGCAAAAGACCTCAAATCTGATTTTCTATGAAGCACTCTTCTGGCTGGTAGGATTTGTCGGAGCAACCTTCATGACTTTCGGACCGCTTTTTCTGGATAGATGCGGTTGCAAGGGTGAAACGATCGGACTTTTTTTCACCCTCTCCTCTCTGGCTGGCTTCGTATCCATGAATGTCTGGGGACCGGTGTTCGACCGATTCCCGAGAGCCAGGGCTTTTGTAGTCTTCGGTCTGGCAGCCGACATCGGGATTCTGGTCGGGCTGATCCGGTCCCGCGATCCCTATTTCATGATCTGCAGTTTCAGCCTGATCATGCTGCTGGAAGCTTTTTTCCCTGCCGCCCAGGCGGCGATCACCTTTCTTTTTCCGGATCAGAAGGGCCGGAAACTCGGACAGTTATTCTGTTTCGAGTCTGCCGGATTTGGAACTGCCTGCCTGGCAGGAGTAATAATTTTTGCAGCCGCGGATATCCTGGAGATATTTCTGATTTTCCGCTTTGCGCTTTTTATTTCCGTGATTCTGCTGGTACTGTCAATTTTTGTTCCCCTTGTCAACTGGGTTCGGATTGAGACTTTGGAGAAAAGAAGTCTGCTCGGTCAAATCGCTCTGTTGAAGAAAAACAGGCAGATCGCCTGGTTCGGAATGCTCCTCTTCTGGGTGGCAATCGGAAACAGTATGTTCTTCGCTTATTTCAGCGTTTATTTCAAGCGGGTCTGTGGCGGGACTGAGAGTATGCTGGGAATTTCGCTGTTGCTTGCCACAATTTTTGGAGCGCTGGTCTATCCTTTTTATGGCTGGCTGGGTGACAGGCTGGGTCCCAAGTTCCTGCTGAATCTTTCCGCTACAGGATATTTTCTTGGATTCGCTCCGATGATTTTCATCAGAGATCCTCTCCTGGTGATCATAATTTATTCACTCCCCTTTTATCCTGCCTTGCGGATCGCAGGCAACCTTTTCGTCAGCAACCATACAGAAGAGAGCGAACGCGGGACCGGGATCGGTCTGATCGAATCCCTGCACGCGCTGGGAATGGTGATTGCTCCCCTGCTCTCCGGAATTCTGGTACACTTTTTCGGTTATGCTTCACTCCCGCTTGGCACCACACTGTTTTTTTCGGTTTATTACCTTATCTACATCGCAGGCAGAAGGCATCTGACTAAAATGGTGTGA
- a CDS encoding ABC transporter ATP-binding protein: MNILNLKNIHKSYGSRKILNGLNLQMSDGEIVGFLGKNGQGKSTTIKLIMGFLRPDNGIIELFENRKPDFSRIGFLQENPFLWDELTASEFLDGLSRIADKTAYSTADLLKFVGLDQDGTRPVGQFSRGMKQRLGLAQTLISDPDLLILDEPMTALDPIGRIRIKEILIQLKGKKKSIFFSSHQLLEVQEIADRVVILDQGTIVSNLKTSEIGNLESHFIEIVGRK, encoded by the coding sequence ATGAACATTCTGAATCTGAAAAACATTCACAAGAGTTACGGTAGCCGGAAAATCCTTAACGGTCTGAATCTTCAGATGTCGGACGGGGAAATAGTGGGATTTCTCGGCAAGAACGGGCAGGGAAAGAGTACCACCATCAAACTGATCATGGGATTTCTGCGTCCGGACAACGGGATTATCGAGCTGTTCGAGAACCGCAAGCCGGACTTTTCCAGAATCGGATTCCTGCAGGAAAATCCCTTTCTCTGGGATGAACTGACAGCAAGTGAATTTCTCGACGGCCTCAGCAGGATTGCAGATAAAACTGCCTATTCCACTGCTGATCTTTTGAAATTCGTCGGGCTGGACCAGGACGGAACCCGCCCAGTCGGCCAGTTTTCACGCGGCATGAAACAGAGACTCGGCCTTGCCCAGACTCTGATTTCAGACCCGGATCTTCTGATCCTGGATGAGCCGATGACCGCACTTGACCCGATCGGAAGGATCAGGATCAAGGAAATCCTGATTCAATTGAAGGGGAAGAAGAAAAGCATTTTTTTCAGCAGCCACCAGCTGCTGGAAGTACAGGAGATTGCCGACCGGGTAGTGATCCTTGATCAGGGAACAATTGTTTCCAACCTGAAAACTTCGGAAATCGGCAATCTGGAATCACATTTCATCGAGATTGTAGGTAGAAAATGA
- a CDS encoding UPF0164 family protein — protein sequence MINRKLLLTLGAGLIFSLSCAAEDGSGQAGAYLKMGVGARALGMGGAFSAIADDATASFWNPAGLSQLSSSEIDTMHTVLKMDRTYNFINYVQPDKKRKSSWGVAYTRFGVDDLAETHIWRYKDAADKAANIIRRDLVYGEAVTTNDGKVLPVLKGDAAFDAQFKNVYTGNCSYNDWKTWRAGAGINEDIDVFSVFNDTEWAFAVSYAQQMNNPKCLLGANLKYLKQDLFTYSADSWSWDLGMLYKATPKFNYALTFKDLAAGLKWDTPSGTEDKIPVTSTLGLAYFPNKSINVALDYSKVQNGEGSLHFGVEGFIKDKFGLRAGDDDGDFTMGASFKSNAWRFDYAFRDQTLGNEHRMSANYRF from the coding sequence ATGATTAATAGAAAACTGTTGCTGACGCTGGGAGCCGGGCTGATTTTCAGCCTGAGTTGCGCAGCCGAAGACGGGTCCGGCCAGGCAGGAGCCTACCTGAAAATGGGGGTCGGTGCCAGAGCGCTCGGGATGGGCGGAGCTTTCTCCGCGATTGCCGACGATGCCACAGCCTCTTTCTGGAATCCTGCGGGACTGTCCCAGCTTTCCTCCAGCGAGATCGACACCATGCATACTGTGCTTAAAATGGACCGCACCTATAATTTCATCAATTATGTGCAGCCGGATAAGAAGAGGAAGTCCTCCTGGGGAGTAGCCTATACCAGATTCGGAGTGGACGATCTGGCCGAAACCCACATCTGGCGGTATAAAGACGCTGCAGACAAGGCAGCCAACATCATCCGCAGGGATCTGGTTTACGGCGAAGCGGTTACTACGAACGACGGTAAAGTGCTGCCTGTTCTCAAGGGAGATGCAGCATTCGACGCTCAGTTCAAGAACGTCTATACCGGCAACTGCTCGTACAATGACTGGAAAACCTGGCGGGCAGGCGCAGGAATCAATGAAGACATCGATGTTTTCTCTGTATTCAATGACACGGAATGGGCATTCGCAGTAAGTTACGCACAGCAGATGAACAATCCGAAATGCCTGCTCGGCGCAAACCTGAAGTATTTGAAACAGGACCTCTTCACCTACAGCGCCGATTCCTGGTCCTGGGATCTCGGGATGCTTTACAAGGCTACTCCGAAGTTCAACTATGCTCTCACATTCAAAGATCTGGCCGCAGGCCTGAAATGGGATACTCCGTCCGGGACTGAAGACAAGATTCCGGTAACTTCTACGCTGGGCCTAGCTTATTTCCCCAACAAATCAATCAATGTAGCACTGGATTATTCCAAAGTGCAGAACGGTGAAGGTTCCCTGCATTTCGGAGTGGAAGGATTCATCAAGGACAAGTTCGGGCTGCGTGCAGGTGACGATGACGGAGATTTCACCATGGGTGCGTCTTTCAAGAGCAATGCCTGGAGATTCGACTACGCTTTCCGTGATCAGACGCTTGGCAATGAGCACAGGATGTCGGCAAATTACAGGTTCTGA
- a CDS encoding carboxypeptidase-like regulatory domain-containing protein, with translation MERVSLKKRILLFSLLAFFLSLLIGCGGDGGARGSRLVVYVQEAKPAGATIADATVRIYNGEKGTTDNNGIFSRQLTKANGPGDAYIFEGLSNSEYSIIVEKYGYQNPTNSENNQNTTSSAAPLRANQIEVTKTIQVEDGQQYVVTVYLEKTPLNNTGVVQGKVREKTADGSLGDPIANVTVSIVNGASSGGTATSAGIGYTDVTTASGDYTITDIPVTGQPIDVYAYPPSPMWKEFKGKLVVSGSGQPTIYDIQLDKVSGDTGTSVETGTLTYSLALYSNGPTHSGNNPLPGTTHKIYYDMDKGKSGVAFVVEAQSDVTGVKYFAKYEGTTNAYFKFPKLPAGSYTLRTIPDLSANANQISAQVVAGRDNGYSEERQLADAYAGHLRVWVAAGNTVPSCTIVVRYLAKDVFSVEDDNITIPAGGGSQGPYLYDPLPWATYTSNDVATASMEVTAGENVVINALNTTADSWVVVKMKS, from the coding sequence ATGGAAAGGGTAAGTCTCAAGAAAAGGATCCTGTTATTCAGTCTTCTTGCTTTCTTTCTCTCGCTGCTGATCGGATGCGGCGGGGACGGCGGAGCCAGAGGCTCCAGGCTGGTGGTCTACGTTCAGGAAGCCAAGCCTGCCGGAGCCACGATCGCTGATGCGACCGTCAGGATTTATAATGGTGAGAAAGGAACCACTGATAACAATGGCATTTTCAGCAGGCAGCTCACCAAAGCCAATGGTCCCGGCGATGCTTACATTTTTGAAGGCCTGTCCAATTCCGAGTATTCGATCATCGTGGAAAAATACGGCTATCAGAATCCGACAAATTCTGAAAACAATCAGAATACGACCAGCAGCGCTGCTCCCCTGAGAGCCAATCAAATCGAAGTCACCAAAACCATCCAGGTAGAGGACGGACAGCAGTATGTAGTCACCGTTTACCTCGAGAAGACTCCGCTGAACAATACCGGGGTGGTACAGGGTAAGGTACGCGAAAAGACGGCAGACGGTTCGCTAGGCGACCCGATCGCCAATGTCACTGTGTCCATCGTGAACGGCGCCAGCAGCGGCGGTACAGCCACATCTGCCGGAATCGGCTACACTGACGTGACCACTGCCAGCGGAGATTACACGATCACGGATATTCCGGTCACAGGTCAGCCGATAGATGTATATGCTTATCCGCCCAGCCCGATGTGGAAGGAATTCAAAGGCAAGCTGGTCGTTTCCGGTTCCGGACAGCCCACCATCTATGACATTCAGCTGGACAAGGTGTCCGGCGATACAGGCACCAGCGTTGAAACTGGAACTCTGACATACTCTCTGGCACTCTATTCCAACGGACCGACTCATTCCGGAAACAATCCGCTGCCAGGCACGACCCACAAGATTTACTATGATATGGATAAGGGCAAATCCGGCGTCGCCTTCGTGGTCGAAGCGCAGAGCGATGTGACAGGGGTCAAGTATTTCGCCAAATATGAAGGTACCACTAACGCCTACTTCAAATTCCCCAAACTGCCTGCAGGCAGTTATACGCTCAGGACCATCCCGGATCTTTCCGCCAATGCCAATCAGATTTCAGCGCAGGTGGTGGCTGGAAGGGATAACGGATATTCAGAAGAGAGGCAGCTCGCCGACGCTTATGCCGGACATCTCAGGGTCTGGGTGGCTGCAGGCAACACTGTGCCCTCCTGCACAATAGTCGTCAGATATCTCGCCAAGGATGTGTTTTCAGTCGAAGACGACAATATCACGATCCCGGCCGGCGGTGGATCCCAGGGACCTTACCTGTATGATCCGCTTCCCTGGGCTACATACACTTCAAACGACGTAGCTACAGCTTCCATGGAAGTCACGGCTGGCGAAAATGTGGTCATAAATGCCCTTAACACGACCGCTGACTCATGGGTCGTTGTCAAGATGAAGAGCTGA
- a CDS encoding tetratricopeptide repeat protein — MSFKWFLLIMVVAAAVFIGCGSSPLGQTLNNTDQWNDQERGTDYRLVKKDYATRDWDQTISRGTQYVARYSSESDQDVEEVQYLVGDSYYQQTKYEEAIQAFTKVTQNYPYSPYRPLAMLGIGNCCKYSEKHGFDEAVVKYQAFLTEYSDHSLAADAQLGIGECKYRKASEEVEFETAITELQKVLMNYELHGNSATRKMADYYLGKSYEERPQATYEVAIKYYKDLAENDSTYLGGDTWYRIGVLYQEKLNKIADAKAAYYTVITHYPYCTYYNEARNRYYCL, encoded by the coding sequence ATGAGTTTCAAATGGTTTCTATTGATAATGGTTGTTGCTGCCGCCGTCTTCATCGGCTGCGGAAGCTCTCCGCTCGGGCAGACGCTGAACAATACTGATCAATGGAATGATCAGGAACGGGGGACAGATTACCGGCTGGTGAAAAAGGATTATGCCACCAGGGACTGGGACCAGACGATATCCCGGGGGACACAGTATGTCGCCCGTTATTCCTCGGAAAGCGACCAGGATGTGGAAGAAGTGCAGTATCTGGTAGGGGACTCTTACTACCAGCAGACCAAATACGAAGAAGCGATCCAGGCCTTCACGAAGGTGACTCAGAATTATCCATACAGCCCTTACAGGCCTCTGGCGATGCTCGGTATCGGTAATTGCTGCAAATATTCGGAAAAACACGGCTTCGACGAGGCAGTGGTGAAATACCAGGCTTTCCTGACAGAATATTCCGACCATTCTCTGGCTGCCGACGCCCAGCTCGGAATCGGGGAATGCAAATACCGCAAAGCTTCAGAAGAGGTTGAATTTGAAACTGCCATCACAGAGCTTCAGAAAGTACTGATGAATTATGAACTTCACGGCAACAGCGCTACCAGGAAAATGGCGGATTATTATCTGGGGAAAAGTTATGAGGAGCGGCCTCAGGCTACATACGAAGTGGCGATCAAGTATTACAAAGATCTCGCCGAAAACGACAGTACTTACCTGGGCGGGGATACCTGGTACAGGATTGGAGTGCTTTATCAGGAAAAGCTCAACAAAATCGCGGATGCCAAGGCTGCCTATTACACAGTGATCACTCACTATCCATACTGCACATATTACAATGAAGCCAGGAACAGGTATTACTGCCTTTAA
- a CDS encoding FAD:protein FMN transferase encodes MKSAVAFFSALILITGATFYHKLTGPPFDSDNFLIFNTFCEIKISGGGAVEVREARSRMEQALAPFSLDTKEGIPSELTILNRDKILKNPSPHFLRCLTLARDFFEKTGGWFDPSIYTLMDAYGFYDGKHRLPSDLELNRIISENTHLKLMLSSREISIDPSQSLDLGAIVKGYAIDSAVEYLSNQNLNGFLINFGGEVAAFGKNGDRAWRVGLRDPSGNGIIGDFALDRIISTSGDYNNRFEVEGRVIIHIFSPFSGRNDSDLKSVSVFSRSGAEADALSTALFAMGSEEAGKFAVKSGIPVILINSAGEIQRIGNAPEILQNK; translated from the coding sequence ATGAAATCTGCAGTTGCCTTTTTTTCCGCGCTGATATTAATCACAGGTGCAACGTTCTATCATAAGTTAACGGGACCGCCGTTTGATTCGGATAACTTTCTGATCTTTAACACTTTCTGCGAAATCAAGATTTCGGGAGGTGGCGCGGTTGAAGTCAGGGAAGCCAGATCCAGAATGGAACAAGCGCTTGCTCCTTTCTCCCTCGACACAAAGGAGGGCATACCATCGGAGCTCACGATTTTAAATCGCGACAAAATTCTAAAAAACCCTTCGCCTCATTTTCTCCGCTGTTTGACCCTGGCCCGGGATTTTTTCGAAAAAACTGGAGGATGGTTCGATCCCTCGATTTACACCCTGATGGATGCTTACGGATTTTATGACGGTAAGCATCGCCTCCCGTCTGACCTTGAACTCAATAGAATCATTTCCGAAAACACGCACCTGAAACTGATGCTGTCCTCCAGAGAGATCAGCATCGATCCCAGTCAATCCCTGGACCTCGGGGCGATCGTAAAGGGATACGCCATCGACTCTGCTGTGGAATATCTCTCAAATCAGAATCTCAATGGATTCCTGATCAATTTCGGAGGAGAAGTAGCGGCTTTTGGCAAAAATGGGGACAGAGCGTGGCGGGTCGGGTTGAGGGATCCGTCAGGGAACGGTATCATCGGTGATTTTGCGCTGGACCGGATAATTTCCACTTCCGGCGATTACAACAACCGCTTCGAAGTGGAGGGGCGGGTAATAATCCATATTTTTTCGCCCTTTTCAGGCCGAAACGACAGCGATCTGAAAAGTGTGAGCGTCTTCTCCAGGTCAGGAGCGGAGGCAGACGCTCTCTCTACTGCTCTCTTCGCCATGGGGTCAGAGGAAGCCGGGAAATTCGCCGTGAAATCGGGGATCCCGGTAATTCTGATCAATTCTGCGGGAGAAATTCAGAGGATCGGAAATGCGCCGGAAATTCTTCAAAACAAATGA
- a CDS encoding NusG domain II-containing protein has product MRRKFFKTNDLLLPILVILLALSGSGKKGDRVEIQNGVSLLSYSLSAERLIEISGKFPLKIRISEGQVSVYGSLCQNHICEKMGKISAPGECIVCVPARIIIRIKGDSGELDAICQ; this is encoded by the coding sequence ATGCGCCGGAAATTCTTCAAAACAAATGACTTGCTGCTGCCCATTCTAGTGATTCTGCTGGCTTTATCCGGATCCGGAAAAAAAGGGGACCGGGTGGAAATCCAAAACGGAGTGAGCCTGCTCTCTTATTCACTGTCAGCTGAACGCCTGATCGAAATCAGCGGAAAATTTCCCCTGAAAATCCGGATCAGTGAAGGGCAGGTTTCAGTTTACGGATCTCTTTGTCAGAATCACATCTGCGAAAAGATGGGAAAAATCAGCGCTCCTGGTGAATGCATTGTCTGTGTGCCGGCTAGAATCATAATCAGGATCAAGGGGGATTCCGGTGAGCTCGACGCTATCTGCCAGTAA